A part of Acipenser ruthenus chromosome 12, fAciRut3.2 maternal haplotype, whole genome shotgun sequence genomic DNA contains:
- the LOC117417270 gene encoding tyrosine-protein kinase JAK1-like, translating into MELGRALCIKMKYSRRTEGQIPVFPKGLGIHFYLPDVSPLEFFKGDYRTEDLCTDGAKKCNISPLCHNLFALYDEGRNIWYPPNHTFEVDENTAIKLHYRMRYYFTNWHGTNENESPVWRHSLNKQKNGYGPQQTPEGTPLLDASSLEYLFAQGQYDFVRSLAPVRSPRTDQEVHEIENECLGMAVLAISHHAIQKMIPLPGLAGEISYKRYIPETLNKTIKQRNFLTRIRINNVFKSFLKEFSNKTISDSNVSMHDLKVKYLSTLETLTKHFGSEIYETSMLQICAENEKSLSKHFGGADLPLYEVQVAGNVGIQWRLKPPNTVTFAKEKNKSRKNKMESRNKKDKNKDLVNEGWKLFSDFYEITHIVIKEATVTIYKQDNKKMELELAFRDEALSFVALVDGYFRLTVDAHHYLCTDVAPPSVVLNLQNSCHGPICTDYAIHKLKLEGNEDGMYVLRWSCTDYNNILMTVACSENDVSDPNGGLRLNKQYKNFQLGVSDEGFRLCGTETYYQSLKDLMEHLSGQILRTDSVSFQLRRCCPPQPREISNLLVVMKNRALDSQQTANNYNLSQLSFHRIRKEEIIQEEHLGQGTRTNIYAGILNYKNEEDSDGFYTGKEVKVVLKVLGSGHRDISLAFFETASMMRQVSHKHIVLLHGVCVRDLENIMVEELVQLGPLDLFMHRKSELLTTAWKFQVAKQLASALSYLEDKKLVHGNVCTKNILLAREGLDNEGGPFIKLSDPGIPITVLTREECVERIPWIAPECVENAESLSVAADKWSFGTTLWEICYNGEVPLKDKKLTEKERFYTAHCVLATPDCKELADLMKQCMNYDPKKRPFFRAIMRDINRLEEQNPDIVSGIVPKTDVDPTVFEKRFLKRIRDLGEGHFGKVELCRYDPEGDRTGELVAVKSLKPESNDEHRADLRREIDILKNLYHENIVKYKGICTEEGGRGITLIMEYLPSGSLKEYLPRNKHKINLKQQLKYGVQICRGMDYLGSLKYVHRDLAARNVLVENENIVKIGDFGLTKTIQTNKEYYTVKDDLDSPVFWYAPECLLQCKFYIASDVWSFGVTMYELLTYCASECSPMAKFLKMIGPTQGQMTVTRLVRVLEDGQRLPCPTNCPEEIYTQMKKCWEHIPNNRTTFTSLINAFETVIDKL; encoded by the exons ATGGAACTTGGCAGGGCATTGTGTATCAAGATGAAATACTCAAGAAGGACTGAAGGCCAAATTCCTGTCTTTCCAAAAGGACTGGGAATCCACTTTTACCTCCCAGACGTCAGTCCATTGGAGTTTTTCAAAGGAGACTACAGAACAGAAGATCTGTGTACAGATGGTGCCAAGAAATGCA ATATTTCACCACTTTGTCACAACTTGTTTGCGCTCTATGATGAGGGCAGGAACATTTGGTATCCACCAAATCACACATTTGAAGTTGACGAGAACACAGCCATCAAGTTGCATTACCGGATGAG GTATTACTTTACAAATTGGCACGGGACTAACGAGAACGAGTCTCCTGTGTGGAGGCACTCTTTGAATAAACAGAAGAACGGTTACGGTCCACAGCAAACTCCAGAAGGCACTCCCCTCCTTGATGCCTCATCATTGGAATACCTGTTTGcacag GGGCAGTATGATTTCGTTAGGAGTCTCGCACCTGTACGCAGCCCTCGGACTGACCAGGAGGTTCACGAGATTGAGAACGAGTGCCTTGGCATGGCAGTGCTGGCAATATCTCACCACGCCATCCAGAAGATGATACCCCTGCCAGGGCTTGCTGGAGAAATCAG tTATAAACGATACATCCCTGAAACTCTGAACAAGACCATCAAGCAGCGGAACTTCTTGACTCGCATCAGAATAAACAACGTGTTCAAGAGTTTCCTGAAGGAGTTCAGTAACAAGACCATCTCGGACAGCAACGTGTCGATGCACGACCTCAAAGTGAAGTACCTGTCCACCCTGGAGACCCTGACCAAGCACTTCGGCTCTGAAATCTACGAGACCTCCATGCTGCAGATCTGTGCGGAGAACGAGAAGTCCCTTTCAAAGCACTTCGGAGGGGCGGACCTTCCTCTGTATGAAGTGCAGGTGGCTGGCAATGTGGGAATACAGTGGAGGCTCAAGCCACCCAAT ACTGTTACATTTGCGAAGGAGAAGAATAAATCCAGGAAGAATAAGATGgaaagtagaaataaaaaagacaaaaataaagacCTTGTGAACGAAGGCTGGAAACTCTTCTCTGATTTTTATGAGATCACTCACATTGTCATCAAGGAGGCCACTGTCACCATTTACAAACAAGACAACAAAAAGATG gAGCTGGAGCTGGCATTCCGTGATGAAGCGCTGTCCTTCGTCGCGCTGGTCGATGGCTATTTCAGGCTCACTGTCGATGctcaccactacctctgcacagacGTGGCCCCGCCGTCAGTGGTACTCAATCTTCAGAATAGCTGCCATGGGCCTATCTG CACTGACTATGCGATTCACAAACTGAAACTGGAAGGGAATGAAGACGGCATGTATGTCCTGCGCTGGAGCTGCACTGATTACAACAACATTCTGATGACCGTGGCTTGCAGTGAG AATGATGTTTCTGACCCAAACGGCGGACTGAGACTAAACAAGCAGTACAAGAACTTTCAGCTGGGAGTTTCAGATGAGGGGTTCAGGCTGTGTGGGACAGAGACCTACTACCAGAGCCTGAAAGACCTCATGGAGCACCTATCAGGACAGATCCTCAGGACGGACAGTGTCAGCTTCCAGCTGAGAAGGTGTTGTCCACCACAGCCCAGAG AAATCTCCAACCTGCTGGTGGTAATGAAGAACAGAGCCCTGGACTCCCAGCAGACTGCCAACAACTACAACCTGAGCCAGCTGAGCTTCCATAGAATCCGCAAGGAGGAGATCATTCAG GAGGAACATCTCGGTCAAGGAACCAGAACGAATATTTATGCTGGAATCCTGAACTACAAGAACGAGGAAGACAGTGACGGCTTTTACACTGGAAAAGAGGTTAAAGTGGTCCTCAAGGTGCTGGGCTCTGGTCACAGAGACATTTCACTG gCTTTCTTTGAAACTGCTAGTATGATGAGACAAGTTTCCCATAAGCACATCGTACTTCTGCACGGAGTCTGTGTCAGAGACTTGGAAA ATATCATGGTTGAAGAACTTGTCCAGTTGGGTCCCCTAGATCTCTTTATGCATCGGAAGAGTGAACTTCTCACAACTGCATGGAAATTTCAAGTTGCTAAACAGCTAGCTAGTGCTCTGAGCTACCTG GAGGACAAGAAGTTGGTCCACGGAAATGTGTGCACGAAGAATATCTTACTGGCCAGGGAAGGGCTTGATAATGAAGGAGGCCCCTTTATCAAGCTGAGCGACCCAGGGATTCCCATTACTGTTCTAACCAGAGAAG AATGTGTGGAGAGGATTCCATGGATTGCCCCAGAGTGTGTTGAAAACGCAGAGAGCCTCAGTGTTGCTGCAGACAAGTGGAGTTTTGGAACGACACTGTGGGAGATCTGCTATAACGGGGAGGTGCCACTCAAAGATAAGAAATTGACAGAG AAGGAGAGATTTTACACAGCACACTGTGTGCTGGCTACGCCGGACTGCAAGGAGCTGGCTGACCTCATGAAACAGTGCATGAACTACGACCCCAAAAAGAGGCCCTTCTTCCGAGCCATCATGAGAGACATCAACAGGCTGGAGGAGCAGA ATCCCGACATTGTTTCTGGCATCGTGCCCAAGACTGATGTTGACCCCACAGTTTTTGAGAAGAGGTTTCTTAAGAGGATAAGAGATCTGGGGGAG GGTCACTTTGGGAAGGTGGAGCTGTGCAGGTACGACCCAGAGGGAGACAGGACTGGGGAGCTGGTTGCTGTGAAGTCACTGAAACCCGAGAGCAACGACGAGCACAGGGCAGACCTCCGCAGAGAGATCGACATCTTGAAGAACCTCTACCACGAAAACATTGTGAAGTACAAAGGGATCTGCACAGAAGAAG GAGGAAGAGGAATAACGTTGATAATGGAGTACCTTCCCTCTGGCAGCCTAAAGGAATACCTGCCCCGAAACAAGCacaaaataaacttaaaacagcAGCTCAAGTATGGTGTCCAGATATGTCGG GGGATGGATTACCTGGGATCTCTCAAGTATGTTCACCGGGACCTGGCTGCTCGCAACGtccttgttgaaaatgaaaacataGTGAAGATCGGAGATTTCGGTTTGACAAAAACCATTCAGACCAACAAGGAGTACTACACTGTGAAGGACGATCTGGACAGCCCTGTTTTCTG GTACGCCCCAGAATGTTTGCTTCAGTGCAAGTTTTACATTGCTTCAGATGTTTGGTCATTTGGAGTTACCATGTATGAGCTGCTAACCTAttgtgcatctgagtgcagccCAATGGCG AAGTTTTTGAAAATGATTGGTCCAACTCAAGGTCAGATGACTGTTACTAGGCTTGTAAGAGTGCTAGAGGATGGCCAACGGCTGCCTTGTCCAACGAACTGTCCAGAAGAG